The following nucleotide sequence is from Desulfuromonadaceae bacterium.
GCAACCAGCGGCAGGTCGAAACGATCCTTGAGATCGCGCAGGATATCGAGATAGGCCAGCGCCGGTTTGACCATCAGGAAATCGGCGCATTCCTGAACATCAAGTTCCGCCTCCCGAAATGCTTCGATCCGGTTGGCCGGGTCCATCTGATACGAACGGCGATCACCGAATTGCGGCGTCGAATCAGCGGCATCACGGAACGGTCCGTAGTAGGCGCTGGCATACTTGACAGCGTAGCTCATCACCGGAATATGTTCAAAACCGTTTTCATCGAGCACCTCGCGAATCGCCAACACCCGCCCGTCCATCATATCGGACGGAGCGACGATATCGGCACCGGCCCGTGCATGTGAAAGCGCCTCGGCCGCAAGGAGTTCCAATGTTGCGTCATTATCAACATCACCATTTTTGATGATCCCGCAGTGGCCGTGGTCGGTATATTCGCACATACAGACATCGGTGATGACCAGCAGTTCCGGCACCGCAGCCTTGATCGCGCGGATCGTCTCCTGAATAATTCCGCTATCGCTGTAGGCGTCGGAACCGACCGCATCCTTCTCCTCGGGAATCCCGAACAGAAT
It contains:
- the hemB gene encoding porphobilinogen synthase yields the protein MVFPEFRGRRLRRNDTLRRMVRETHLRVDDFIYPMFSAFGKDIRKEIASMPGIYQQSIEHIVAEAQEVHALGIPAVILFGIPEEKDAVGSDAYSDSGIIQETIRAIKAAVPELLVITDVCMCEYTDHGHCGIIKNGDVDNDATLELLAAEALSHARAGADIVAPSDMMDGRVLAIREVLDENGFEHIPVMSYAVKYASAYYGPFRDAADSTPQFGDRRSYQMDPANRIEAFREAELDVQECADFLMVKPALAYLDILRDLKDRFDLPLVAYNVSGEYSMIKAAAAKGWIDGDRVMLETLLGMKRAGADLIITYHAKEAARLLNG